The following are encoded together in the Daucus carota subsp. sativus chromosome 5, DH1 v3.0, whole genome shotgun sequence genome:
- the LOC108219797 gene encoding alpha-1,6-mannosyl-glycoprotein 2-beta-N-acetylglucosaminyltransferase: MALYKRGRIRDGDLRRFIPVLVITLVGVYFLLFLPRTSLVVDNEDTVKIDEVSEGEEVKFSGRINLPKQNELSVMLQSRNQLPPRNLDLFPTLAKDRIVIVLYVHNRPQYLRLVVDSLSSVVGIKETLLIVSHDGYFEEMNKIVEGIKFCQVKQIFAPYSPHVFPDSFPGVSSKDCKSKDDPVIKHCEGNPDQYGNHRSPKIVSLKHHWWWMMNTVWDGLKETRQHSGDILFIEEDHFIFPNAYRNLQFLVNMKPKKCPDCYATNLAPCDVKSRGEGWETLIAERMGNVGYAFNHTVWRKIHRKTREFCYFDEYNWDITMWATVYPSFGGPVYTLRGPRTSAVHFGKCGLHQGQGESAACVDDGNMKIDVEDIDKTVNLKPNWGVHVYTHQSGYKAGFKGWGGWGDERDHQLCLEFANMYHVGGTHL, encoded by the coding sequence ATGGCTTTGTATAAGAGGGGTAGAATTAGAGATGGCGATTTGCGGCGGTTTATACCAGTACTTGTTATAACTTTGGTAGGGGTTTATTTCTTGCTGTTTCTGCCTAGGACAAGTCTAGTTGTTGATAATGAAGATACTGTTAAAATTGATGAGGTTAGTGAGGGTGAGGAGGTGAAATTTAGTGGGAGGATTAATTTACCGAAGCAGAATGAGCTTTCGGTTATGTTACAAAGTAGGAATCAGTTACCTCCAAGGAACTTAGATCTGTTTCCGACTTTAGCGAAAGATCGGATAGTGATTGTGCTTTATGTCCATAATCGACCTCAGTATCTTCGGTTAGTTGTTGATAGTCTTTCCAGTGTTGTGGGGATTAAGGAAACTTTGCTTATTGTTAGTCATGATGGGTACTTTGAAGAGATGAATAAGATTGTGGAAGGTATTAAGTTTTGTCAAGTGAAACAAATTTTTGCTCCTTACTCGCCACATGTTTTTCCGGATAGCTTTCCTGGCGTGTCCTCGAAAGATTGTAAGAGTAAAGATGACCCGGTTATTAAACATTGTGAAGGCAACCCTGATCAATATGGAAACCATCGGTCACCAAAGATTGTATCTTTGAAGCATCATTGGTGGTGGATGATGAATACTGTGTGGGATGGTTTGAAGGAAACTCGTCAGCACTCTGGTGATATTCTTTTCATCGAAGAGGATCACTTTATATTTCCTAATGCATATCGTAACCTGCAGTTTCTTGTCAATATGAAGCCTAAAAAGTGTCCTGATTGCTACGCCACAAACTTGGCACCCTGTGATGTAAAGTCAAGGGGAGAGGGGTGGGAGACTTTGATTGCAGAGAGAATGGGAAATGTGGGTTATGCATTTAATCATACTGTATGGAGGAAAATACACAGGAAGACAAGAGAATTCTGTTATTTTGATGAGTACAATTGGGATATAACCATGTGGGCAACAGTGTATCCTTCATTCGGTGGCCCTGTTTATACACTACGAGGCCCTCGTACTAGTGCAGTTCACTTTGGGAAATGTGGTTTACATCAAGGTCAAGGAGAGAGCGCTGCTTGTGTTGATGATGGTAATATGAAGATTGATGTAGAAGACATTGATAAGACCGTGAATCTTAAGCCAAACTGGGGAGTACATGTATATACACACCAATCGGGATATAAAGCTGGGTTCAAGGGTTGGGGAGGCTGGGGAGATGAGAGGGATCATCAGCTCTGCTTAGAATTTGCAAATATGTACCATGTGGGAGGCACACACTTGTGA
- the LOC108221864 gene encoding uncharacterized protein LOC108221864 yields MDPIFSQINSSNKALQLLLSLSALAIIASQYSSLLSYLSSIKILSFSATDRHYIFLICNGIMLLVIKTSGFLASPGTPVTEFYRDSHVVRHHVHSHHQSDLIRENAHFNNNVAYNQFLESNNTKNIRPQIDDLPEANAEMNTEVEETTKMTELDQGAECLTSTSEEVIDDLDIVDEQQEHEEQEEEEEEEQIMLWSTEELNKKCDDFIRKMRYGIKYEAPLVMV; encoded by the coding sequence ATGGACCCAATTTTTAGCCAAATCAATTCTTCAAACAAGGCACTTCAACTCCTGCTTTCACTTTCTGCATTAGCCATCATAGCTTCCCAATACTCTTCTCTTCTTTCTTATTTATCTTCCATCAAAATTCTGAGCTTCTCCGCTACTGACAGACACTACATATTTCTTATCTGCAATGGAATTATGCTTCTCGTCATCAAAACCTCCGGCTTTCTCGCCTCTCCTGGCACTCCTGTCACTGAATTTTATCGTGACAGTCATGTTGTCAGACACCATGTCCACTCGCATCATCAATCCGATTTAATCCGCGAAAATGCACATTTTAATAACAATGTGGCTTATAATCAATTTTTGGAATCAAATAATACGAAGAATATTAGGCCACAAATTGATGATCTGCCAGAAGCTAATGCGGAGATGAATACTGAAGTTGAGGAAACAACAAAAATGACAGAATTGGATCAGGGTGCTGAATGTCTGACATCTACATCAGAAGAGGTCATCGATGATCTTGATATTGTTGACGAACaacaagaacacgaagaacaagaagaagaggaagaggaagaacaAATTATGCTATGGAGTACAGAGGAACTTAACAAGAAATGTGATGATTTCATAAGAAAGATGAGATACGGAATCAAATACGAGGCCCCCCTTGTCATGGTTTAG